A window from Strix uralensis isolate ZFMK-TIS-50842 chromosome 15, bStrUra1, whole genome shotgun sequence encodes these proteins:
- the TMEM138 gene encoding transmembrane protein 138: protein MLQTSNYSLVLFLQFLLLFYDLFVNSFSELLRTAPAVQLVLFIIQDIAILFNVIIIFLMFFNTFVFQAGLVNLLFHKFKGTILLSATYLALSISFHVWVMNLRWRDSGRFVWTEGLQTLFVFQRLAAVLYCYFYKRTAVHLGDPLFYQDSLWLRKEFAQFRG, encoded by the exons ATGCTCCAGACCAGCAACTACAGCCTGGTGCTGTTCCTGCAGTTCCTCCTGCTTTTCTATGACCTTTTCGTCAACTCCTTCTCGGAGCTGCTCCGCACGGCCCCTGCCGTCCAGCTCGTCCTCTTCAT cattCAGGACATTGCTATTCTCTTCAAcgtcatcatcatcttcctcatgTTCTTCAACACCTTCGTCTTCCAGGCTGGGCTGGTCAACCTTCTCTTCCACAAGTTCAAGGGGACCATCCTGCTGTCGGCCACCTATCTGGCGCTCAGCATCTCCTTCCACGTCTGGGTTATG AACCTGCGGTGGCGAGATTCCGGCCGCTTCGTCTGGACCGAAGGCCTGCAGactctttttgttttccagcgGCTGG cGGCTGTGCTCTACTGTTACTTCTACAAGAGGACGGCGGTGCACCTGGGAGACCCCCTCTTCTACCAGGACTCTCTTTGGCTGCGCAAGGAGTTCGCACAGTTCCGCGGCTGA
- the TKFC gene encoding triokinase/FMN cyclase isoform X2, whose protein sequence is MLTGVVAGAVFTSPAVGSILAAIRAVTQAGAAGTLLIVKNYTGDRLNFGLALERARAEGADVRMVVVGDDSAFAAPKKAGRRGLCGTVLIHKVAGALAEAGASLNEIVKRVSAAAKAMGTLGLSLSPCSVPGSKPTFQLANDEMELGLGIHGEAGVRRMKVLPADEAVETMLAHMTDPSNASHLPLSPGASVVLVVNNLGGLSCLELGIVAGAAVRSLERRGIRIARALVGSFMTALEMAGVSLTLLLVDEELVGLIDAETTAMAWPNLTMAPATSQRQEVLAPKEGPGTTQREPSTGPGAARVQRVLERVCSTLLDMQDELNQLDREAGDGDCGHTHARAARAIQEWVRAGPPPAAPAQLLSALADLLLEQMGGSSGVLYGLFLTAAAQPLLNHDDLPTWADAMDAGIEAMQRYGGAAPGDRTMLDSLCAAAQALHGLRSPGATLLPVLATAVESAEAAAEATRTMEAGAGRASYISSAQLLQPDPGAVAVAAMLRAVLDGLRS, encoded by the exons ATGCTGACCGGTGTGGTGGCTGGGGCCGTCTTCACCTCTCCGGCCGTGGGCAGCATCCTGGCAGCCATCCGGGCGGTGACACAGGCTGGTGCAG CTGGGACCCTCCTGATCGTGAAGAACTACACCGGGGACCGGCTCAACTTCGGGCTGGCGCTGGAGCGGGCGCGGGCGGAGGGGGCTGACGTGcggatggtggtggtgggggacgACAGCGCCTTCGCCGCCCCGAAGAAAGCTGGGCGCCGCGGGCTGTGTGGCACTGTCCTCATACACAAG GTGGCAGGGGCCCTGGCTGAGGCGGGGGCGAGCTTGAACGAGATTGTCAAGAGGGTGTCGGCGGCTGCCAAAGCCATGG GTACCCTGGGTCTCAGCCTGTCCCCCTGCAGTGTCCCGGGGTCCAAACCCACCTTCCAGCTGGCTAATGACGAGATGGAGCTGGGCCTGG GGATCCACGGCGAGGCGGGTGTGCGCAGGATGAAG GTGCTGCCGGCGGACGAGGCGGTGGAGACGATGCTGGCGCACATGACGGACCCCTCCAACGCCTCTCACCTGCCCCTGAGCCCCG GAGCCTCTGTGGTGCTGGTGGTGAACAACCTGGGCGGGTTGTCCTGCCTGGAGCTGGGCATCGTGGCTGGTGCTGCTGTGCGCTCCCTGG AGAGACGAGGGATTCGCATCGCTCGGGCCTTGGTGGGCTCTTTCATGACAGCGCTGGAGATGGCTGGGGTCTCCCTCACTCTCTTGCTGGTGGAtgaggagctggtggggctgaTCG ACGCTGAAACCACGGCCATGGCTTGGCCCAACCTGACCATGGCGCCTGCCACGAGCCAGAGGCAGGAGGTGCTGGCGCCGAAAGAGGGACCGGGGACAACACAGCGTGAGCCCAGCACGG GGCCCGGTGCAGCGCGGGTGCAGCGGGTGCTGGAGCGGGTGTGCAGCACCCTGCTCGACATGCAGGATGAGCTCAACCAGCTGGACCGTGAGGCTGGTGACGGCGACTGCGGCCACACGCATGCTCGGGCTGCCCGAG CCATCCAGGAGTGGGTGCgcgcggggccccccccggcagccccagcccagctcctctccGCCCTGGCCGACctgctgctggagcagatggGCGGCTCCTCGGGCGTG CTCTACGGGCTGTTCCTGACGGCGGCTGCCCAACCCCTGCTCAACCACGACGATCTCCCAACGTGGGCCGACGCCATGGACGCTGGCATCGAAGCCATGCAGCG GTACGGAGGAGCTGCGCCGGGAGACAGGACGATG CTGGACTCGCTGTGTGCTGCAGCGCAGGCTCTGCATGGCCTGCGCAGCCCCGGCGCAACCCTGCTACCAGTGCTGGCCACCGCCGTGGAG AGtgcagaggctgcagcagagGCCACGAGGACCATGGAGGCCGGAGCAGGCAGAGCCAGTTACAtcagctcagcccagctgctgcagcccgACCCAGGGGCCGTGGCTGTGGCGGCCATGCTGCGAGCCGTGCTGGATGGGCTACGGAGCTGA
- the TKFC gene encoding triokinase/FMN cyclase isoform X1: MEVPKKLVNSVTGCADDALAGLVACNAGLRLLQGHRVVLRADLVAIRGRVALLSGGGSGHEPAHAGYIGKGMLTGVVAGAVFTSPAVGSILAAIRAVTQAGAAGTLLIVKNYTGDRLNFGLALERARAEGADVRMVVVGDDSAFAAPKKAGRRGLCGTVLIHKVAGALAEAGASLNEIVKRVSAAAKAMGTLGLSLSPCSVPGSKPTFQLANDEMELGLGIHGEAGVRRMKVLPADEAVETMLAHMTDPSNASHLPLSPGASVVLVVNNLGGLSCLELGIVAGAAVRSLERRGIRIARALVGSFMTALEMAGVSLTLLLVDEELVGLIDAETTAMAWPNLTMAPATSQRQEVLAPKEGPGTTQREPSTGPGAARVQRVLERVCSTLLDMQDELNQLDREAGDGDCGHTHARAARAIQEWVRAGPPPAAPAQLLSALADLLLEQMGGSSGVLYGLFLTAAAQPLLNHDDLPTWADAMDAGIEAMQRYGGAAPGDRTMLDSLCAAAQALHGLRSPGATLLPVLATAVESAEAAAEATRTMEAGAGRASYISSAQLLQPDPGAVAVAAMLRAVLDGLRS, translated from the exons ATGGAG GTCCCCAAGAAGCTGGTGAACTCGGTGACGGGCTGCGCCGATGACGCGCTGGCGGGGCTGGTGGCCTGCAACGCCGGCCTCCGGCTCCTTCAGGGACACCGGGTGGTCCTGCGTGCCGATCTGGTAGCCATCCGGGGCCGGGTGGCCCTGCTCTCCGGTGGGGGCTCCGGCCATGAGCCCGCCCATGCAG GGTACATCGGGAAGGGCATGCTGACCGGTGTGGTGGCTGGGGCCGTCTTCACCTCTCCGGCCGTGGGCAGCATCCTGGCAGCCATCCGGGCGGTGACACAGGCTGGTGCAG CTGGGACCCTCCTGATCGTGAAGAACTACACCGGGGACCGGCTCAACTTCGGGCTGGCGCTGGAGCGGGCGCGGGCGGAGGGGGCTGACGTGcggatggtggtggtgggggacgACAGCGCCTTCGCCGCCCCGAAGAAAGCTGGGCGCCGCGGGCTGTGTGGCACTGTCCTCATACACAAG GTGGCAGGGGCCCTGGCTGAGGCGGGGGCGAGCTTGAACGAGATTGTCAAGAGGGTGTCGGCGGCTGCCAAAGCCATGG GTACCCTGGGTCTCAGCCTGTCCCCCTGCAGTGTCCCGGGGTCCAAACCCACCTTCCAGCTGGCTAATGACGAGATGGAGCTGGGCCTGG GGATCCACGGCGAGGCGGGTGTGCGCAGGATGAAG GTGCTGCCGGCGGACGAGGCGGTGGAGACGATGCTGGCGCACATGACGGACCCCTCCAACGCCTCTCACCTGCCCCTGAGCCCCG GAGCCTCTGTGGTGCTGGTGGTGAACAACCTGGGCGGGTTGTCCTGCCTGGAGCTGGGCATCGTGGCTGGTGCTGCTGTGCGCTCCCTGG AGAGACGAGGGATTCGCATCGCTCGGGCCTTGGTGGGCTCTTTCATGACAGCGCTGGAGATGGCTGGGGTCTCCCTCACTCTCTTGCTGGTGGAtgaggagctggtggggctgaTCG ACGCTGAAACCACGGCCATGGCTTGGCCCAACCTGACCATGGCGCCTGCCACGAGCCAGAGGCAGGAGGTGCTGGCGCCGAAAGAGGGACCGGGGACAACACAGCGTGAGCCCAGCACGG GGCCCGGTGCAGCGCGGGTGCAGCGGGTGCTGGAGCGGGTGTGCAGCACCCTGCTCGACATGCAGGATGAGCTCAACCAGCTGGACCGTGAGGCTGGTGACGGCGACTGCGGCCACACGCATGCTCGGGCTGCCCGAG CCATCCAGGAGTGGGTGCgcgcggggccccccccggcagccccagcccagctcctctccGCCCTGGCCGACctgctgctggagcagatggGCGGCTCCTCGGGCGTG CTCTACGGGCTGTTCCTGACGGCGGCTGCCCAACCCCTGCTCAACCACGACGATCTCCCAACGTGGGCCGACGCCATGGACGCTGGCATCGAAGCCATGCAGCG GTACGGAGGAGCTGCGCCGGGAGACAGGACGATG CTGGACTCGCTGTGTGCTGCAGCGCAGGCTCTGCATGGCCTGCGCAGCCCCGGCGCAACCCTGCTACCAGTGCTGGCCACCGCCGTGGAG AGtgcagaggctgcagcagagGCCACGAGGACCATGGAGGCCGGAGCAGGCAGAGCCAGTTACAtcagctcagcccagctgctgcagcccgACCCAGGGGCCGTGGCTGTGGCGGCCATGCTGCGAGCCGTGCTGGATGGGCTACGGAGCTGA
- the TMEM216 gene encoding transmembrane protein 216 isoform X2 has translation MAPRSRQRSSAPLQVLLFLNGWYSATYFLLEAFVFVYKVLLLPYPFTNLVLDVVLLFLYLGTEATRIFFGSKGNLCQRKVPLSISLALTIPAAVMATYYLLLQTYTLRLEAILSAILLLFYAVELLLGVLALVSFSSVDSY, from the exons ATGGCGCCCAGGA GCCGCCAGCGCTCCTCGGCGCCGCTGCAGGTCCTGCTTTTCCTCAACGGGTGGTACAGCGCGACTTACTTCCTCCTGGAGGCCTTCGTCTTCGTCTACAAGG tgctgctgctgccgtaCCCCTTCACCAACCTGGTCCTGGATGTGGTGTTGCTCTTCCTCTACCTCGGCACTGAGGCCACTCGCATCTTCTTCG GGTCCaagggcaacctgtgccagcggAAGGTGCCGCTTTCCATCAGCCTGGCCCTGACCATCCCGGCAGCCGTGATGGCCACCTATTACCTGCTGCTGCAGACCTACACCCTGCGCCTGGAAGCCATCCTCAGCGCCATCCTCCTGCTTTTCTACgctgtggagctgctgctgggtgtcCTCGCGCTCGTCTCCTTCTCCAG CGTGGATTCGTACTGA
- the CYB561A3 gene encoding lysosomal membrane ascorbate-dependent ferrireductase CYB561A3 isoform X2 — MLDLPFLPFCVLLGGLGFVCVAFTSAWCQHWRGGFAWDGSAQMFNWHPVLMVTGMVVLYGAAALVYRLPPAWSGPKLPWKVLHSTLALVAFGLAVLGLVAVFRFHNHNGTPNMYSLHSWLGLATILLFSCQWLAGFSAFLLPWAPTWLRALYKPVHVFFGSTILMLSVASCMSGINEKLFFSLKNGTMEYKRLPAEAVFANTLGLLILLFGVLVLGALARPSWKRPDADSPDSCQPLLAAER, encoded by the exons ATGCTGGATCTCCCCTTCCTGCCTTTCTGCGTCCTCCTGGGCGGCCTGGGCTTCGTGTGCGTGGCCTTCACAAGCGCTTGGTGCCAACACTGGCGCGGTGGCTTTGCTTGGGACGGCAGCGCCCAGATGTTCAACTGGCACCCAGTGCTGATGGTGACAGGCATGGTGGTGCTGTACGGCGCAG CGGCCCTGGTGTATCGCCTGCCCCCCGCCTGGAGCGGCCCCAAGCTTCCCTGGAAGGTGCTACACAGCACCCTGGCCTTGGTAGCCTTTGGCTTAGCCGTGCTGGGGTTAGTGGCCGTCTTTCGCTTCCACAACCACAACGGGACGCCCAACATGTACTCGCTGCACAGCTGGTTGGGGCTGGCCACCATCTTGCTCTTCTCCTGCCAG TGGCTGGCTGGTTTCAGCGCCTTCCTGCTGCCCTGGGCTCCCACCTGGCTCCGGGCCCTCTACAAGCCCGTCCACGTCTTCTTTGGTTCCACCATCCTCATGCTGTCTGTGGCTTCGTGTATGTCAGGCATCAATGAGAAGCTCTTCTTCAGCCT GAAGAACGGGACAATGGAGTACAAGCGCCTGCCCGCCGAGGCTGTCTTTGCCAACACATTGGGGCTCCTGATCCTCCTCTttggggtgctggtgctgggcgCCCTGGCCAGGCCGAGCTGGAAGCGTCCCGATGCCGACTCCCCAGACTCTTGTCAG CCCCTGCTCGCCGCCGAGCGCTGA
- the DDB1 gene encoding DNA damage-binding protein 1, translating to MSYNYVVTAQKPTAVNGCVTGHFTSAEDLNLLIAKNTRLEIYVVTAEGLRPVKEVGMYGKTAVMELFRPKGESKDLLFILTAKYNACILEYKQNGDSIDIITRAHGNVQDRIGRPSETGIIGIIDPECRMIGLRLYDGLFKVIPLDRENKELKAFNIRLEELQVIDVKFLYGCQAPTICFVYQDPQGRHVKTYEVSLREKEFNKGPWKQENVEAEASMVIAVPEPFGGAIIIGQESITYHNGDKYLAIAPPIIKQSTIVCHNRVDPNGSRYLLGDMEGRLFMLLLEKEEQMDGTVTLKDLRVELLGETSIAECLTYLDNGVVFVGSRLGDSQLVKLNVDSNEQGSYVMAMETFTNLGPIVDMCVVDLERQGQGQLVTCSGAFKEGSLRIIRNGIGIHEHASIDLPGIKGLWPLRSDSHRETDNTLVLSFVGQTRVLMLNGEEVEETELTGFVDDQQTFFCGNVAHQQLIQITSASVRLVSQDPKALVSEWKEPNGKNISVASCNSNQVVVAVGRALYYLEIRPQELRQISCTEMEHEVACLDITPLGDTNGMSPLCAIGLWTDISARILKLPSFELLHKEMLGGEIIPRSILMTTFESSHYLLCALGDGALFYFGLSLETGLLSDRKKVTLGTQPTVLRTFRSLSTTNVFACSDRPTVIYSSNHKLVFSNVNLKEVNYMCPLNSDGYPDSLALANNSTLTIGTIDEIQKLHIRTVPLFESPRKICYQEVSQCFGVLSSRIEVQDASGGTTALRPSASTQALSSSVSTSKLFSSSTAPHETSFGEEVEVHNLLIIDQHTFEVLHAHQFLQNEYALSLVSCKLGKDPNTYFIVGTAMVYPEEAEPKQGRIVVFHYSDGKLQSLAEKEVKGAVYSMVEFNGKLLASINSTVRLYEWTAEKELRTECNHYNNIMALYLKTKGDFILVGDLMRSVLLLAYKPMEGNFEEIARDFNPNWMSAVEILDDDNFLGAENAFNLFVCQKDSAATTDEERQHLQEVGLSHLGEFVNVFCHGSLVMQNLGETSTPTQGSVLFGTVNGMIGLVTSLSESWYNLLLDMQNRLNKVIKSVGKIEHSFWRSFHTERKTEPATGFIDGDLIESFLDISRPKMQEVVANLQIDDGSGMKREATVDDLIKIVEELTRIH from the exons ATGTCCTATAACTACGTCGTGACGGCGCAGAAGCCGACGGCCGTCAACGGCTGCGTCACCG gGCACTTCACCTCGGCGGAGGATTTGAACCTGCTGATCGCTAAAAACACGCGACTGGAGATCTATGTGGtcacagcagaggggctgcggCCCGTCAAGGAGGTGGGGATGTACGGCAAGACCGCTGTCATGGAGCTCTTCCGCCCCAAG GGGGAGAGCAAGGATTTATTGTTCATCCTGACAGCCAAGTATAACGCCTGCATCCTTGAGTACAAGCAGAACGGGGACAGCATTGATATTATAACCCGGGCCCATGGCAACGTGCAG GATCGCATCGGCCGTCCCTCGGAGACCGGCATCATTGGCATCATCGACCCCGAGTGCCGGATGATCGGCCTGCGGCTCTATGATGGCCTCTTCAAGGTCATTCCCCTGGACCGGGAGAACAAGGAGTTAAAGGCTTTTAACATCCGCCTGGAAGAGCTCCAAGTCATCGATGTGAAGTTTCTCTATGGCTGTCAGGCTCCGACCATCTGCTTCGTCTACCAG GACCCCCAGGGTCGCCACGTCAAGACGTACGAGGTGTCCCTGCGCGAGAAGGAGTTTAACAAAGGTCCGTGGAAACAGGAGAACGTGGAGGCTGAAGCCTCCATGGTCATTGCAG TGCCAGAGCCTTTTGGAGGTGCAATCATCATTGGGCAGGAGTCTATCACCTACCACAACGGAGATAAATATTTAGCTATAGCCCCACCTATCATCAAG CAAAGTACAATTGTGTGCCACAACCGTGTGGACCCCAATGGGTCCCGTTACTTGCTGGGGGACATGGAAGGACGCCTCTTCATGCTGCTCCTGGAGAAGGAGGAGCAGATGGACGGCACTGTCACCTTGAAGGACCTGCGTGTGGAACTGCTCGGCGAG ACATCCATTGCAGAGTGCTTGACCTACCTGGACAACGGAGTTGTGTTTGTCGGTTCTCGGCTTGGGGATTCCCAGCTTGTGAAG CTCAACGTGGACAGCAACGAGCAGGGATCCTACGTAATGGCTATGGAGACCTTCACCAACCTCGGCCCCATCGTTGACATGTGTGTGGTAGACCTGGAAAGACAAGGTCAAGGGCAG ctggtCACGTGCTCGGGTGCATTTAAAGAGGGTTCCCTGCGGATCATCCGGAATGGCATTGGGATTCACGAGCACGCCAGCATCGACTTGCCAGGGATTAAAG GCTTGTGGCCCCTGAGGTCAGACTCTCATCGTGAAACAGACAATACCTTGGTGCTGTCCTTTGTTGGCCAGACCAG GGTGCTTATGTTAAATGGAGAGGAAGTAGAAGAGACGGAGCTCACAGGGTTTGTGGATGACCAGCAGACTTTCTTCTGTGGCAACGTGGCACATCAGCAATTGATCCAG ATCACCTCTGCTTCTGTGAGACTGGTTAGTCAGGATCCCAAAGCCCTGGTGAGCGAGTGGAAGGAGCCCAACGGAAAGAACATCAGCGTGGCTTCGTGTAACAGTAACCAGGTAGTGGTGGCTGTGGGACGAGCCCTGTACTACCTGGAGATCCGACCCCAGGAGCTCAGACAGATCAG ctgCACAGAAATGGAGCATGAAGTCGCCTGTCTGGACATCACCCCTTTGGGAGACACCAACGGCATGTCCCCGCTGTGCGCCATCGGGCTCTGGACTGACATCTCTGCCCGCATCCTCAAGCTGCCTTCGTTTGAGCTGCTGCACAAGGAGATGCTGGGAGGAG aaaTTATCCCTCGCTCCATCCTGATGACGACCTTTGAGAGCAGCCATTACCTTCTGTGTGCCCTGGGGGACGGAGCTCTCTTCTACTTTGGCCTCAGCCTCGAGACAG GTCTGCTGAGCGACCGAAAGAAGGTGACTCTTGGGACCCAGCCCACTGTCCTGAGGACCTTCCGCTCTCTGTCCACCACCAACGTGTTTGCCTGCTCCGACCGCCCCACCGTCATCTACAGCAGTAACCACAAGCTGGTCTTCTCCAACGTCAACCTGAAGGAGGTGAACTACATGTGTCCCCTCAACTCGGATGGGTATCCCGACAG CTTGGCCTTGGCTAATAACAGCACCCTGACAATCGGCACCATTGATGAGATCCAGAAGCTGCACATCCGCACGGTTCCCCTCTTTGAATCGCCCAG GAAGATCTGCTACCAGGAGGTATCACAGTGTTTCGGCGTGCTCTCCAGTCGTATCGAGGTGCAGGATGCCAGCGGGGGCACCACTGCGCTCAGACCCAGCgccagcacccag GCCCTGTCCAGCAGCGTGAGCACCAGCAAGCTGTTCTCCAGCAGCACCGCGCCGCATGAGACATCCTTCGGAGAGGAGGTGGAGGTGCACAACCTGCTCATCATAGATCAGCACACCTTCGAAG TGCTTCATGCTCACCAGTTTCTGCAAAATGAATACGCCCTAAGCCTGGTCTCCTGCAAGCTTGGCAAAGATCCGAACACCTACTTCATCGTGGGCACTGCCATGGTGTATCCTGAGGAGGCAGAACCCAAACAGGGCCGCATTGTCGTCTTCCACTACTCCGACG GgaagctgcagagcctggctgagaagGAGGTCAAGGGAGCTGTGTATTCCATGGTGGAGTTCAACGGGAAGCTGTTAGCCAGCATCAACAGCACG GTGCGCCTGTACGAGTGGACAGCCGAGAAGGAGCTGCGCACAGAGTGCAACCATTACAACAACATCATGGCTCTCTACCTGAAGACTAAGGGCGACTTTATCCTCGTGGGAGATCTGATGCGGTCTGTCCTCCTCCTTGCGTACAAGCCCATGGAAGGAAACTTCGAGGAG ATCGCCCGGGACTTCAATCCAAACTGGATGAGTGCTGTGGAGATCCTGGACGACGACAATTTCTTAGGAGCAGAGAATGCTTTCAATTTGTTTGTGTGCCAGAAGGACAG CGCAGCCACAACCGACGAGGAGCGCCAGCACTTGCAGGAGGTGGGGCTGTCTCACCTGGGAGAGTTTGTCAACGTTTTCTGTCACGGTTCTCTGGTCATGCAGAACCTGGGCGAGACGTCCACACCGACGCAGGGCTCGGTTCTCTTTGGCACTGTCAACGGCATGATCG gcCTGGTGACCTCGCTGTCGGAGAGTTGGTACAACCTCCTCCTCGACATGCAGAACAGGCTGAATAAAGTCATCAAGAGTGTGGGCAAGATCGAACACTCCTT CTGGAGATCGTTTCACACCGAACGCAAGACGGAACCGGCTACGGGGTTCATTGATGGCGACTTGATTGAAAGCTTCCTGGACATCAGCAGGCCGAAGATGCAAGAGGTGGTGGCCAACTTGCAG ATCGACGACGGCAGCGGCATGAAGCGGGAGGCCACCGTAGACGACCTGATAAAGATCGTGGAGGAGCTGACCCGGATCCATTAG
- the TMEM216 gene encoding transmembrane protein 216 isoform X1 gives MAPRSRQRSSAPLQVLLFLNGWYSATYFLLEAFVFVYKVLLLPYPFTNLVLDVVLLFLYLGTEATRIFFGSKGNLCQRKVPLSISLALTIPAAVMATYYLLLQTYTLRLEAILSAILLLFYAVELLLGVLALVSFSRYCSQAARGAG, from the exons ATGGCGCCCAGGA GCCGCCAGCGCTCCTCGGCGCCGCTGCAGGTCCTGCTTTTCCTCAACGGGTGGTACAGCGCGACTTACTTCCTCCTGGAGGCCTTCGTCTTCGTCTACAAGG tgctgctgctgccgtaCCCCTTCACCAACCTGGTCCTGGATGTGGTGTTGCTCTTCCTCTACCTCGGCACTGAGGCCACTCGCATCTTCTTCG GGTCCaagggcaacctgtgccagcggAAGGTGCCGCTTTCCATCAGCCTGGCCCTGACCATCCCGGCAGCCGTGATGGCCACCTATTACCTGCTGCTGCAGACCTACACCCTGCGCCTGGAAGCCATCCTCAGCGCCATCCTCCTGCTTTTCTACgctgtggagctgctgctgggtgtcCTCGCGCTCGTCTCCTTCTCCAGGTACTGCAGCCAGGCCGCGCGGGGAGCTGGGTGA
- the CYB561A3 gene encoding lysosomal membrane ascorbate-dependent ferrireductase CYB561A3 isoform X1, whose protein sequence is MEVADEAEGAVGPGGRRAGLRCRHPVAEMLDLPFLPFCVLLGGLGFVCVAFTSAWCQHWRGGFAWDGSAQMFNWHPVLMVTGMVVLYGAAALVYRLPPAWSGPKLPWKVLHSTLALVAFGLAVLGLVAVFRFHNHNGTPNMYSLHSWLGLATILLFSCQWLAGFSAFLLPWAPTWLRALYKPVHVFFGSTILMLSVASCMSGINEKLFFSLKNGTMEYKRLPAEAVFANTLGLLILLFGVLVLGALARPSWKRPDADSPDSCQPLLAAER, encoded by the exons ATGGAGGTGGCCGACGAGGCCGAGGGGGCGGtggggcccggcgggcggcgggcggggctgAG GTGCCGCCATCCCGTCGCGGAGATGCTGGATCTCCCCTTCCTGCCTTTCTGCGTCCTCCTGGGCGGCCTGGGCTTCGTGTGCGTGGCCTTCACAAGCGCTTGGTGCCAACACTGGCGCGGTGGCTTTGCTTGGGACGGCAGCGCCCAGATGTTCAACTGGCACCCAGTGCTGATGGTGACAGGCATGGTGGTGCTGTACGGCGCAG CGGCCCTGGTGTATCGCCTGCCCCCCGCCTGGAGCGGCCCCAAGCTTCCCTGGAAGGTGCTACACAGCACCCTGGCCTTGGTAGCCTTTGGCTTAGCCGTGCTGGGGTTAGTGGCCGTCTTTCGCTTCCACAACCACAACGGGACGCCCAACATGTACTCGCTGCACAGCTGGTTGGGGCTGGCCACCATCTTGCTCTTCTCCTGCCAG TGGCTGGCTGGTTTCAGCGCCTTCCTGCTGCCCTGGGCTCCCACCTGGCTCCGGGCCCTCTACAAGCCCGTCCACGTCTTCTTTGGTTCCACCATCCTCATGCTGTCTGTGGCTTCGTGTATGTCAGGCATCAATGAGAAGCTCTTCTTCAGCCT GAAGAACGGGACAATGGAGTACAAGCGCCTGCCCGCCGAGGCTGTCTTTGCCAACACATTGGGGCTCCTGATCCTCCTCTttggggtgctggtgctgggcgCCCTGGCCAGGCCGAGCTGGAAGCGTCCCGATGCCGACTCCCCAGACTCTTGTCAG CCCCTGCTCGCCGCCGAGCGCTGA